A region of Macaca thibetana thibetana isolate TM-01 chromosome 20, ASM2454274v1, whole genome shotgun sequence DNA encodes the following proteins:
- the LOC126943825 gene encoding uncharacterized protein LOC126943825, producing MTTSCDLCLHPPLLSTLLILSPLPPPSSPSSPPPPPSPPSSPPSPPLSASPPPPPSLPSSSPLLPLSPSPPPPPSPPPPPSSPSSSPPPPLPPPPPPPSSPPPPSPPPPPPSPPSSPPPPSSPSPPSPPPPPSSPSPLPPPSPPPPLPSPPSPPPPPLSHPSLPPSPPSPPPSHPSSPPPPPSLHHLHHHLLHLHHLLHLLHLHHYHHHHLFHLHLHHHLLHLLHLHYHHHHLLTSITSIITSIITSSTSITSIITSSTSITSSISSTSFISSTSITTIITSSTSVINITSSISSTSITTIITSSTSIAIIFTSSISSTSITSIITSSTSITSSISFISSTSITTIITSSTCYQHHFFHLLHFCHHHHHLLHLHCHHHHLLHLLHLYHRHHHLLHLHHHHPLLHLLHLHHHLLHFLHLCHHHRHLLHLHHHLLHLCHHLLHLHCHHHHLLHLYHHHHLFHLHRHHHHLLHLCHHHHHLLHLHHHHHHLLHLHHHHHHLLHLHSSSPPPSPPPLSSPSLPPPPSSSPSSPPPPPSSPSPPFPLPLLSPSSPPPPPSSPSSPSPPPSPPPLSSPSSPPPPPSSPSSPPVAPSSPSPPSPPPLSSPSPPPPSSPSPDSSSTSIITIITSSTSIITIITSSSSIITITSISSTSIITITSTSFITIT from the exons ATGACCACTAGCTGTGATCTCTGTCTACACCCACCTCTACTTTCTACATTACTAATTTTATCACCTCTtccacctccatcatcaccatcatcacctcctccacctccttcaccaccatcatcacctcctTCACCTCCGTTATCAgcatcacctcctccacctccatcactaccatcatcatctcCTCTACTTCCGTTATCAccatcacctcctccacctccatcaccacctcctccaccttcatcaccatcatcatcacctcctccacctctaccacctcctccaccaccaccatcatctcctccacctccatcaccacctcctccacctccatcacctccatcatcacctccacctccatcatcaccatcacctccatcaccacctccacctccatcatcaccatcacctcttccacctccatcaccaccacctccacttccatcacctccatcaccacctcctccacctctatCACATCCATCATTACCTCcttcacctccatcaccacctccTTCACATCCAtcatcacctcctccacctccatcactccatcacctccatcatcacctcctccacctccatcacctcctccatctcctccacctccatcactaccatcatcatcacctctTCCACCTCCATCTTCACCAtcacctcctccatctcctccatctccattaccaccatcatcacctcctcacctccatcacctccatcatcacctccatcatcacctcctccacctcaatcacctccatcatcacctCCTCTACCTCCAtcacctcctccatctcctccacctccttcatCTCCTCCACCTCTATCACTACCATtatcacctcctccacctctgttATCAACAtcacctcctccatctcctccacctctatcaccaccatcatcacttcCTCCACCTCCATCGCCATCATCTtcacctcctccatctcctccacctccatcacctccatcatcacctcctccacctccatcacctcctccatctccttcATCTCTTCCACCTCTATCACTACCATTATCACCTCCTCCACCTGTTATCAACATCACTTCTTCCATCTCCTCCACTTctgtcaccaccatcatcacctcctccacctccattgccatcatcatcacctcctccatctcctccacctctatcatcgccatcatcacctcctccacctccatcatcaccatcct ctgcTCCATCTCCTCCACCTCCATCATCATCTCCTCCATTTCCTCCATCTCTGTCATCACCATCGTCACCTCCTTCACCTCCAtcatcacctcctccacctctgtcaccacctcctccacctccattgccatcatcatcacctcctccacctctatcaccaccatcacctcttCCACCTCCATCGCCATCAtcatcacctcctccacctctgtcaccaccatcatcaccttctccacctccatcaccatcatcatcacctcctccacctccatcaccatcatcatcacctcctccacctccattcatcatcacctcctccatctcctccacccctatcatcaccatcattacctcCTCCACCTTCATCATCACCGtcatcacctcctccacctccatcatcaccatcacctccattTCCTCTACCtctattatcaccatcatcacctcctccacctccatcatcaccatcatcaccatcacctcctccatctcctccacctctatcatcaccatcatcacctcctccacctccatcatcaccatcatcacctcctGTAgctccatcatcaccatcacctccatctcctccacctctatcatcaccatcacctccacctccttcATCACCATCACCTGATTCATCTtccacctccatcatcaccatcatcacctcctccacctccatcatcaccatcatcacctcctctagctccatcatcaccatcacctccatctcctccacctctatcatcaccatcacctccacctccttcATCACCATCACCTGA